A single genomic interval of Syntrophales bacterium harbors:
- the rsfS gene encoding ribosome silencing factor has protein sequence MGKKKIDTQKRALLCINALLENKAKDMIILNVKELSTFADYFVICSGTSDRQVRALASSIRENLKKSGIVPLGVEGENLGKWVLMDYDDLIVHIFYDPVRVFYDLERLWSDAPRMEIGEDVTKVTSLDKGM, from the coding sequence TTGGGCAAAAAAAAGATAGATACACAAAAAAGGGCTCTTCTGTGCATTAACGCGTTGCTGGAAAATAAGGCGAAAGATATGATCATCCTGAATGTGAAAGAACTATCTACTTTTGCCGACTATTTTGTTATCTGCAGCGGGACCTCTGACCGGCAGGTACGGGCCCTTGCCTCATCAATTCGGGAGAACTTGAAAAAGTCCGGAATTGTCCCCTTAGGGGTAGAAGGTGAAAATCTGGGGAAATGGGTGCTCATGGATTACGATGACTTAATTGTCCATATCTTTTACGACCCCGTCAGGGTATTTTACGATCTCGAGCGGTTATGGTCAGATGCTCCCAGGATGGAGATCGGGGAAGATGTTACCAAAGTGACCTCTCTTGATAAAGGAATGTAG